From the genome of Athalia rosae chromosome 3, iyAthRosa1.1, whole genome shotgun sequence:
GGAGCGAACCTGAGGGActcttggaaaaatttgatgcTAATAAAGACGGTCTGATTGATTTTGACGAGTTTAGAACAATGTGCGTCGATTTGTTCGGTAATGAGGAGGTAGAAAAACACGAGTACAGAGTACGCGACATATTCGATATCCTCGATTCCGACGAGGATGGAACTCTCAATCAGGAAGAATGGGAAAGGTAGTTGCATCTCATTACAacatagaagagaaaaataaatgagatatCACACGATCActgatgatgatttttttgaaaggtGCTGCAAGGAGTGGACGAGCGTAGTTGTCAACCCTGTGAACGTTTTCTTGATAGTTGACGTTCAAAATGATTTTATAGAAGGAACTTTGGCTCTAAGGGATTGCGGTAAGGGACAGGACGGCGCGGAGGTCGTAGCGCCCATAAATCGATTATTGGCAGAGTTGCGATGGGACAAGGTTGTGTACTCGCTTGATTGGCACCCGGAAAATCACATCGGATTTTATGAAAATCTTGGATTACGCGAACTACACGCTGAGTCGAAGGTGAGATGAATTTTATTGCTCGTCTGCTATCCGttgtttcattatatttttttcccaatttgaAACACACCCAAATTTGATCGTCCAATCATTGTCATTGTGACAGATCGGCAAACAGGAAGCCAAGCCTTTTGATACGGTCGTTTTCCTCGACCCCCACCTCGAACAACGCCTATGGCCTAAACATTGCGTCATTGATTCATGGGGTGCCCAACTTCACAAAGATCTAGTCATCGTGCCTGGTTCCGATCAGGTGAGATAATTTAAGAAGGAATCCACTTCTTTTGCATATTTACGAATTTCTTTTCCAGTTACGCAAAGGTAAGCATCCGAACATGGAGGCATATTCCGTATTCGCCGACAACAACCGAGAAAATTCTCGTGAACTTTTGAACATTCTCGAGGGCGTTGGCGCCACAGATTTATACGTTTGCGGTCTGGCCTATGACGTGTGTGTGAGAGCGACTTGTCTGGACGGTCTACGTCAGGGTTATAGACTCGCCGTTATCGAAGATTGTTGCCGTGGTGTAGACCCTGCGGATATCCAGGAAACTAGGAGGACTATCGAAGACAACGGCGGGCTTCTGACAGACTCTGAAAATACTCGGAGACTCGTCGAAGGTCAAAATCGTAGCATTGTTATGGCTCTACAGCTCGCCAAGTCTCTTGGATCGAAAATATTGGGTGATAAGAATCCCGAGGGAGATGAATAGAATACGTGGGTTCTAGGAGTTGATCTTAAGACAAAAGCTTACGATGCACGATCGTCACGCATAGAAAATATTGTTGGTCTTTCGATTATCACGGGATAATgtcatttacatttttctcatttcgttgTTCCGTTTTTCCTATTACTGTAATCGGTCTCTGGTAATTTCGTctcaaattattatattatatcaccGCCGCATAAAGTATTAAATAATGTATTACCTATTACTCGTAATTATTGATTACTGTAACGGGTATAGCAtgcgtataaattataatttattaattatataactattgttattgtttgaaaccgaaataaaaaattgaataaataataaaatataaatagtGTTGACTGGTGTGATGGTAAATAGATCTGACGTTCAACTGCTTTTAGATTTCAGCGCCCGCGCCGTCCTCTCCAACTTATTAGCAGCCTCGTCATCCTTCGATAGTTCGCAAATATACCTGTGCCGAGACCCGCAATCCTCACCTCTGTACGAATATACTCTCGACGCCGGATTGAACTGGAGGTTCAAGCacctgaaaataattacaatgagAAAATGTCGACCGTAAAACGTGAATAATCTTAGAATTCTCTATACCTTCCATCTCCTAATACCGTCTGCTTCGTATCCTGATGAACCGGCCTGGCACTGGCAGACCAAATCCAGAGTAGTCCAGGGTTCAATCCACCGGTCCAAAAACTTTTACCCCTAACTTTTTTGTCAGTTTGAAGATGTGCGACCAAATCTTGATTCTCTTCCACAGACTCAAGCTCCACCAAAGCACCGCCAAGACCTCGACAAAGACTGGCCGACGACTTCCAGTCGAATTCGCGAGCGCCAAAGTGGTAGCAGCCCTTTCCGATCCGCGTATAATTGCTTGGGCATGGGTCTGAGGAGTTTTAGATAAATTAATAACACCTCTATATTCACCGATCCAAGTTTTATCTTCGTCTGTTACTGTATATCATACCcttttcatgattatttccgGATATGACATAGTATAGAAGCTCCTCAGCGCGCCTCAATCTTTTTTCCATGAAATCGACTCTATAAACGAGCTTTTCGATCGCtcctgaaaataaaacgacgaggattttcattttcagtttcagtgacagtaaaaaaaatccgaagacTGACAAAGTTTTGGCGCCCGACGTACCGAGAAGGTAGAGATCGGTTTCCGAAACATCCCTCTTATTCGGTGAATTTCCCGAAGGAGAAACGGTCACAGCATTGTTATCCCCAATTTTCATGACTCTTGAACTTCGCGGTGAGAGATCTGACGTCAAAACCCAATCCTCCAAAACCCCGCTCCATGGACCGGGATTTGATTCAGAGCTGCAAGAGTATTCCGAGCTTTCATCTTCTGCGTACGAATCCGACCTCGTCAGATTGGAGGGTAGGTATATAGCTGGAATAATAGTATCAacgaattattcaaatgaattaaattttgttttcgcgaTTACAAAAGTTGGCTCTGTAAGCCGGATTTACGTACCGCTACAAGGTTTAAACGTTGCCAGAGTTGAAATCCCCATTATAAGTATGGTCAGCGCACCGTGTGGATGTTGCGTCATCGTTGATCCCGCAGAGATTTTTGACTGCAGAAAATGTGAATTGAAGGTAAGCGATTGAaagttataaaataataattacaaaaatttttattcttggaATCGAAATTGCGGTTTCGATCGATACGAATGTTTTGTATTAAAATAAACTTTCTCCCGGAATTTCCATCGGTATCAACCGAACCGCAACTTTGCTGTATAAGTCTCGAACGCAATTTGCGTTTACGCGATGGTAATTACAATTTTGTTACATATTTCAAATCACCGCTTTCGTTTCTcgtgtgaaaattattcaatcgaaCAACGCCGAATACGATTAATGTTATTCTCACCGCGTGCAGGAAAACCGGATTCAGAAATTACGGTAACTCCGACCCAAAcacagaaaataattattgtattacAAATGTTAAAAATCGCACCCCCGAAACTACAGCTTCCCCCGTTAATCCGTACCCGGACGGTGTTTATTTCTGACTAATCCAGGAGAGGATCCGTCTCCGGGTTGCGGTATTCCTACACCTGAATAACATGGCCATGCCACACTTTCTCCCCACCGTTAAAATCGTCTCGTAAGTTATACCGTAgcactttctttattttcgcttctgtaggtatacctataggcaTTGAGCAGCTCTTGGAATTGAGATAAGCAATGCGAAATCCgctacacacacgtgtacgtatgatGTGCGCGGGTATCCGTATCATGCGAATAACTATAGTGGTgtagaggaaaagagaaaaaaaatcaacgaatgaataaataaaacaaaataacaacaagAACTTCGAGGATTTAATTCGATATGTTCTACTTACCTACGACGTTTTCCTGCTGAGATTTAATCTGATATTGGCTACGGAAAATATCTGTTCAacagaattaattaattatgatcAATTCATTTAAGAATATGATAATTGTATTGTACAGTTTTATACGTTTCATTATTACACATAATAGTATGCCTTCTATTTTACAATGCATGtgatagaaattttctgaattcagAAATACACGGTCAGATTGAGCTGATCGTTTATTCCCGTGGGATTCTGGAGGCCGAAATTTCCTCTTCTCACGTCGGCCGAAACGTCGACACTTTCAACGACCTGCGaaaggtaaaaataatgatagtaaaaaaaaatatcgacacACGTACTTCAGAAACTAATGTCGTCGTAACGTGGTACAGCTATAAATAAAACTAGGTCATATAATGTAAACATAGACGGGAAATTGCGACCAATTCGGACACCTTATCTCTGCTGCCCCCGacctcgtcatcgtcatccgcCGGTCTAAGGTCGtcaacatcgtcgtcgtcgtcccaagacagtttttttactcttctagAGACCGAGTCCTGAGGCCAGGCGGATCCCGGGGGCTGTAAGGAGTCTGGAGGGTCTACAGAGTCGTTTGAAGAATCGATAACGTGTCTCCCAATCCcgattcctcctcctcgttgGAGCCCACCGCTTAAATTGTTTATATTCTGGACCAAACCACCCAGATTCGGGATATGGCTCGTCGCCGATAACGTCGGAGCAGCCGGAGGCACAACCAAAGGTCCTACTTTGTGTCTTCCACACAATATTTGCTGCTGAAGTGGCATTTGGCGAGCCGAAGTTACGCCTGAAAAATTAACGCACGAGTTATTAGGTAATTGTGTAATTTGCGTGATAATAACGCATCGGCATCTCCGATTCCCGATACTACAATCAATCGAAATGCCAGAGAAGACGATCAAATTAACGATTACAATTCcagtgaataatttttcaataaaattttctgagaCAATCGATGTATTATAACGCGTACTCTTGATCGTCGCTGTGTTGTAAGCGCTTTCGTTGTCGTCTCCGAATACCGGATTGTCGACGTCGTTCACAAGTTTTGGAATTCTGTCGTCCCGACGATCCTCCCCAGAAGTCTCTCCCCTGAGGGGACTCGCCCCCAGGACTCTGGGAGTCGGACTCAGCGCTGACGGGATCGGAGATTTGTCCCTGTATCCGGTACTCGACGAACTGACCGATCCGCTACTCTTCGGCCGTTTGCTAAACGAGGGAACGTTAAGAAAAATCATCCGTTGATTCGTAATGAATAACAACCGTATCCGAATtcgatagatcgtttttcacTCACTgcttgtatatgtatagaattaGGACGAGGATGACGACACCGAGGAGTCCCAAAACGGCCCCAAAAACTGCAACGAGAAGAACACTGCTGCCCAGCCAAGCGGGCGCAGCTCGTGCAGCGATCGGTAGAGACCCAGCGTTCGGGAGATGGACGATCACCGGCACCATGCTGGACCTGAATAAGAAATGTTCGATCGTTATCGAGGGATGATTGATcgattggtaaaaaaaacccACCTGGGCGGTCGCCCAGAATCCGCTGCGATCGCGACCAACCTCGCCATGGTCCCGTTGAAAGGTCCAGGAGAAGTAAGTATCAGTTCTCCGTTATCCCGGATCTCAAACGACCTGACAAAcggacggaaaaaagaaattgcttTCAATAAATGCGATCGTGATCGTTGGAGTCTACTTTTTGGGACCTACCTGGCATCTGGCCCCCTCAAAGACAACGTCACTCTGTCACCTCTGTCGCCGTCAGCGGCCTCGAGTCTCcctgaaaaaatcaaaccccGATTCGGAAATGTTGTTCGCACTGGTCcaggtatttatttatcattttaatCGTTGCTCAGCTCACCAACGATTGACCCCTGACGTAGGGTTCTGGCGTGTAGTTCGTAACGTGGATGACGAAATCGTGGTTCCCACTCGTTGACGTCTTCGACGGAAACGTTCACTCTTGAAGTATCGTTCtaaaaaaatgcgaagaaCAAATTAGGATCGTCTGTGAAAAATGtctgatttttcgaaacttgTCCTTACATGGTGTCCGTCGCTCACGTGAACTAGAAAACTATGCTGAATTCGTCTTTCGTAATCAAGAGTACCCTTGAGAATTAATTCCCCGGATCTCGTCACCGCGAATCTCTCCAGATCCTCCACAGCTCCGACGAGCCAAAATCTCAAATTCTGAgaatcaataacgtcaaataATCATCATTCGATGGACGTTCGTCGCGTTATCTTCATTCGTCATACTTACAGGGTCTATTTTGTTCACCCCAGCGGTGAGCAAAATGCTGCCCGGCGGTGTATTTTCTGGCACACTAGCCTGATAGTCCTTCAGAACAAATCGTACCGGAAGTCGGCCGCCTTCGGTGTGAAAATTTCagcattttcatcatttcaatCGGCAACagattttccatttattccaccatttcgaaattcaaataactCACCAGCGGTTGGTCCCGCGCCGAGTCCACCGTCTCTGGAGACAACGACGGTCGCCAAGGCGTATCTGTCCGGATTGTCGATCTGCGTCGCCTTGATAACCAAAGTGGCCGGTGCGAGGAGTTCATGATCCTTCGGGATTCTCGACAACACGACATCCCCCGTTCCCGGATTTAAGGTGAGGAATGAAACGGCGCCTCCAGCCGCGCCTTGTAGTGAATATCGAACCGGTGAATTTATTCCAGTGTCCTGATCGACCGCGCGAATCGGGGCGGGAGAAACAAGCAACACCATTTCCTGTGGGAATTATTGTAATGTCATCGACCCCGATTTTGATCTTGCTAATTAATTAGTGATCGGTAGTACTGCGGAGGCGACTTTTCTTACGGTTTTCGCCGAACTTGGAATTATTAGTTTGTACTGATCGTTGAGAAACGCTGGATTCTGATCGTCCGCGTCGATCACGTTCACCATTAACACCGTGTCTGATGTCTGCGGAGGATTTCCCTGGTCCTGAGGagtcgaggaaaaataatagataaaaaaaaactagcgaaCATGATCTTgagattttatttcgtataaTCACCGTACAAACCTGAGCGTGAATCCCCACGGAAAAATTACTCAGAGTCTCATAATCCAGAGGTTTTCTAAGCACCAACGTTCCCTCCAGTGCGTTTACGAAAACGAAGTAGTCCTGTCaggataattttattaatagtCTCAAAATTAGTAATCATCAATGTCCGTACTTTATCTATTTTCCCCTCATTTGCGTTCGTTAATTTTAGGTTTCATATTCCGATAAACCGAAAACCTGGCAATTTAATCGTGTATTCTATGTACCTGCAGCATGAGTCGTTCCCCCTGGACGAAAACTGCTGGCTGCAGGATAAATTTTGAGAATCTAGgacgtttttcaaaatctctgcAGATACCGTGTATCTGTTTTAAGCGAGATATACTCACAGCATGTGGTCCAGGCAGCACGGAATATTCCACCGTGGAATATGGTCCAGGTTGATCAGCGTCGACGGCTCGAACGCCCTGAAGGACTCGCGTCCCGACTACGGTGACCTGAAATcagtagaaataaaataataaaccgTGAAGAGAAGGCGGCTGATTTTCAGGT
Proteins encoded in this window:
- the LOC105691847 gene encoding nicotinamidase-like, with the protein product MTIDKELWSEPEGLLEKFDANKDGLIDFDEFRTMCVDLFGNEEVEKHEYRVRDIFDILDSDEDGTLNQEEWERCCKEWTSVVVNPVNVFLIVDVQNDFIEGTLALRDCGKGQDGAEVVAPINRLLAELRWDKVVYSLDWHPENHIGFYENLGLRELHAESKIGKQEAKPFDTVVFLDPHLEQRLWPKHCVIDSWGAQLHKDLVIVPGSDQLRKGKHPNMEAYSVFADNNRENSRELLNILEGVGATDLYVCGLAYDVCVRATCLDGLRQGYRLAVIEDCCRGVDPADIQETRRTIEDNGGLLTDSENTRRLVEGQNRSIVMALQLAKSLGSKILGDKNPEGDE
- the LOC105691815 gene encoding C-type lectin domain family 12 member B — translated: MTQHPHGALTILIMGISTLATFKPCSAIYLPSNLTRSDSYAEDESSEYSCSSESNPGPWSGVLEDWVLTSDLSPRSSRVMKIGDNNAVTVSPSGNSPNKRDVSETDLYLLGAIEKLVYRVDFMEKRLRRAEELLYYVISGNNHEKDPCPSNYTRIGKGCYHFGAREFDWKSSASLCRGLGGALVELESVEENQDLVAHLQTDKKVRGKSFWTGGLNPGLLWIWSASARPVHQDTKQTVLGDGRCLNLQFNPASRVYSYRGEDCGSRHRYICELSKDDEAANKLERTARALKSKSS
- the LOC105691814 gene encoding protocadherin Fat 4, producing the protein MEIEIIIKIIITQLLIIQSRLVTGPTDNIHANAQLIRDTRCFLENGATAAHLFVGEEAEVGAVVGVIGVIGDPVSPGESGTQGDIELRLKERDSPVAIYPGSKNLTLTRPLDKEGVEGPASVYVNVICERRHTHDPGFVIPVNIRVTDANDNAPQFINAPYVLNISEVTVVGTRVLQGVRAVDADQPGPYSTVEYSVLPGPHADYFVFVNALEGTLVLRKPLDYETLSNFSVGIHAQDQGNPPQTSDTVLMVNVIDADDQNPAFLNDQYKLIIPSSAKTEMVLLVSPAPIRAVDQDTGINSPVRYSLQGAAGGAVSFLTLNPGTGDVVLSRIPKDHELLAPATLVIKATQIDNPDRYALATVVVSRDGGLGAGPTAGGRLPVRFVLKDYQASVPENTPPGSILLTAGVNKIDPNLRFWLVGAVEDLERFAVTRSGELILKGTLDYERRIQHSFLVHVSDGHHNDTSRVNVSVEDVNEWEPRFRHPRYELHARTLRQGSIVGRLEAADGDRGDRVTLSLRGPDARSFEIRDNGELILTSPGPFNGTMARLVAIAADSGRPPRSSMVPVIVHLPNAGSLPIAARAAPAWLGSSVLLVAVFGAVLGLLGVVILVLILYIYKHKRPKSSGSVSSSSTGYRDKSPIPSALSPTPRVLGASPLRGETSGEDRRDDRIPKLVNDVDNPVFGDDNESAYNTATIKSVTSARQMPLQQQILCGRHKVGPLVVPPAAPTLSATSHIPNLGGLVQNINNLSGGLQRGGGIGIGRHVIDSSNDSVDPPDSLQPPGSAWPQDSVSRRVKKLSWDDDDDVDDLRPADDDDEVGGSRDKVVESVDVSADVRRGNFGLQNPTGINDQLNLTVYF